The window AAGATAGACTACATTATGAGTGTGGAGGTCACAAATAAAAAATGGGTTGAaaactagaaataaagtgtAGAAAAATgtaaactttttaattttatttagaaaaaatgatttaaaataattaaccaTAAAAATTCCAAGTATTTTTCTAGGGTAAATTTAGGTAACTCAATGACCGCTATattaggtaattcaccaaaaaagtaactgaaaattaataaaattagagaaaaatattaaaaatttccataaaaattttgaatgataaaaaaatcagaattttttttcaactttttatcaacattttttttgacattttatttaatttattttttttaaaaataaaacttgctatagcaagtcattaaGTTATCGGGTTTACTTTAGAAAATTACCTTCAAAATTGAAACTTGTGATTATTAATCAATAGacgagattattgtaggaaaatcatgaaaatgttgaataattttgagtaatttttccttttatttaatttatttactttttttaaaggtaaataggaaagagagtgattgagtattgttttaaaaataaaaaaataaaaaaaataaaaaaataaagaagaaaatttaGCATCCATACAATTTGACCATTGACTCTCCCATTATATTGACATTCCTATTCTATGGCCCCCTTTATAAGTTAAAATCCAAGGCTGACAACAAATTAGGATCAAAAACTTTGTGTTGTTTCTAAAACCATCAATTTTACATGCCAAAACTTGATAACCTTTCACTCTTATAAATCTTAAGATCTATCAATTCTGCCATATTAATTCTAATCAGTCAGCATTTATACAGTACATAATTCTTTTTCTCTGATCATTTCTTGATTTATTCACTTAATTACTGTTAAGGCTAATCAATGGAACCCAAAATTGATAATGGAGAAGGTGGTTATGTTCTTGATGATGTTCCTCACTTGTGTGATTATCTCCCTAATCTGCCTGTAATCattatttctctatttttttgtaatttaattttttatttttttttgaattgggtTTTCAGTTGAtgtttcttattgttattgggtaattttttttggttctgTTTTTcccattttataaataaatataagtttCTATTGATGCCAGAAATTAGGAGTAATTTGTTGAATTTCTGTATTTAAAGCAATATCTTTTTGACCAAATAttggtttgtttattttttgcagACATACCCAAATCCACTACAAAATAATCCTTCGTATTCAGTAACCAAGTAAGGCAACAATAATCATCTGGTTATTTGATCAAAGTCTTTGATtattctaatttaatttaataattattgattttgtgggtttattGTCATTGCcatgtgcttttttttttttttgacgtgtcaatttttcttttgtgttaTTAATTTCTGGAATTACATGTCTTTTTGATCAGGCAATATTTTGTGGATTATGATGACACAGTTATTCATaaggttagttttttttttgcaagttATGTAGTTCTATAAATGGTTGTAATTTCTGTTACTAGGATCGTGTATGTTGATTATTTGGTAAAAAATACTGGGAAAATCAAACAGAAAtgatatatacttcctccattttttttgaaatactcGTTACATTGCGGTTAttgacattattcatcgtttgaGCTTATTTTACGTATTACAGCTAATGtgtaaagaaaaaatattcaattgggatcttgtttgaattgtctaattgcatattttcataatatttactttttatattttttagatgtgtataattcaataaataaattatcaaaataacatTGAATTGCGGTGGAAATACAAGTACTTCTGTAAGAAGATGAATATAGAAATTTTTTAGTGAAAAAGTAGGCATTTTTATATTTCGGGGGGCTAGAGAATCTCTACGTCAGGTGGAGAAAagaaatttgtaatttattataattgtaagtAGTGAAAATCAAACTTGAAAAGTTCTTGATCACTGGCTAACCGTTAAGCCATGATTACCAGTGAAAAATAAGCACTAATTGCATTGTTATCCGTGTAATTTGTCTCTTAAGACATTTAAGTTGTGATCTTGGAAACCTGTTATTGAGATGGGTATGTTCTTTTACAGGCTGTTCAACATAAAGATGGTCCAAGGGGTTTACATTTTCGACGTCAAGGTCCTCGACAGCAGGTAACCAATTATTTGCCAATTTTTGCTCCGTCCCTGAATATGTATTTAGTTATGGCTATGGCTAATTGGCTACTAACTTGATTTATGAATCATGATTTAGGTGTATTATACACCAGAGGAAGTTACAGCATGTATTGTCACTTGTGGAGGTCTTTGCCCGGGGCTTAACACTGTGATCAGAGAGTTAGTTTGTGGGTTGGATTACATGTATGGAGTGAAAAACGTCCTTGGGATTCAAGTGAGTTTCTTGCTATAAACAATTCATATTATAATGACATGGAACATggttttttgcttatttttgaGAGCTTTTATAGTTGAATTTGATGGATTTTGATCATGTTTGGACATCTAGGGTGGTTACAGTGGATTCTATGCTCGAAATACGATCTCGTTAACACCTAAGTTAGTCGATAGCATCCATAAACGGGGTGGAACTATCCTTGGTTCGTCAAGAGGTGGCTATGTGACTTCCAAAATAGTTGATAGCATTCAGGACCGGCGTATTAATCAGGTAACAGTTATATAGATGTTTTAGGACTGTGATCAGAATTGAGGAACTCTTCTAGGATTAGAATGATGATATTCTCTGTTTTATGTGATTAGGTGTACATAATTGGAGGAGATGGAACTCAAAAGGGTGCATCTGTTATATATCAGGTAATTGGTTAGAGAATTCCTTTCGGTCCTTAAACTCATAGAACCTAACCAGGAAAGTATAACAAATCTTTCAATTCTTGTATATCAGGAAGTAAGAAAACGAGGTCTTAAGGTCTCGGTCATAGGAATTCccaaaactattgacaatgacATTCCGGTATATACCTTTTTACTTTGATTTTCCTCGTTTTGGCTACCGTTCATTATAAGTAACGATGGTGTGGTGAAGCTAGTTTTTCTGATGATTTTGTTTTACTTAGATCATCGACAAATCCTTTGGGTTCGATACAGCAGTGGAGGCGGCACAAAGTGCTATAAATGCAGCACATACTGAAGCTGAATGTGTCGAGAATGGGATCGGTCTTGTCAAGTTAATGGGTCGTGACAGCGGTATGCTAACAAGTTCAACATTTAAGTTCTTGTCACCCTAGAGTATCATAGAGAAAACTGATCAGATAGAATGAAACTTATGCTGCAGGATTTATTGCTATGTATGCAACCCTTGCTAGCCGAGATGTTGACTGTTGCTTGATCCCGGAATCACCCTTTTATCTCGAAGGCCCAGGTGGGCTCTATGAGTTTATTAGACAAAGACTTAAGGAAAATGGTCACATGGTTATTGTCATAGCTGAAGGAGCTGGCGAGAAGCTGGAAGAAAGAGATGCTTCTGGAAACAAGGTGTTTAAAGATGTTGGTCTCTGGTTGTCTCACATGATTAAGGTATCTTTTTTCGTACTCATATCCTCTCTGTTGGgtccatagtgtaaaaacaaggccgcattgcATCGCATCAGCCGCGTTGTAAAGCTTTTCAAAATAAAGAAACCGATATTCCCCACGTTATAAAGGTGTAAACTACCGCGTTTTAACGCCGTATCAATGGATATCTTACGGTTTCGACCGATGTTTAGGCGTTACATTATTTGCATCACCATtccgttaccgcatttttacactatggttgGGACTATGGCGTTGGTATTGTTGCTATATCTTGTCCATTGTCCAACtagtaattaaattaaactaactCATGTTCTTCGGATTCTGTTTGTAATAGGAACACTTTGCTCAAACGGAACTAAAAATAACTCTTAAATACATAGGTCAGTATCCTGTTTTTTCCGCTTCCAGCTTTAACGGAGTATATACCAAGTGCGTATTTGTCAGTGTTTGATTAATATTTCTGGTTTAATTCAGATCCTACGTATATGATCCGAGCTGTTCCTTCAAATGCATCGGACAATGTTTACTGCACAATTCTAGCACAAAGTGCGATTCATGGGGCCATGGCTGGTTACACAGGTTGCACTGTTGGGCCGGTTAATGGGAGGCAATGCTACATACCTTTCTATGTAAGTTTTTCTTATTTGAAGTTTATATTCCATACACTACCGGGCCCCTTAGAAACCTGATCGAAAGAGCATGAAAACGCTAGTACTTATTGTTACTATATTTTTCGTGATGGATGCAGCGCATCATCGATAAACCAAACAAGGTTGTGATAACAGACAGAATGTGGGCTAGACTCTTATCTTCGACAAATCAGCCTAGTTTCATGAATCCGCCCAAGGTTGCCATTGTTGGAGGAAAACAGACTGTTATAATGCCATCCAAATCGTCTGTTGAAGAGACAAGTGAGAATGAAGAGTGTACGACACTGATCTCGCCATCAATCCTTGAAAATCATGTCAGTGATCAGCATTCATCAGTGAATGGATTTATTTAGAGAAAAATGactttttgaataatttttttttagattctGGAAACTTTTACTGTTCTTACGGAGCAGAGGAGTGAATAACAAGCTTATACTTCAGATTGCCGTAATTTAGAGCTTTTGTTTAATCGTAGGAGACGCCACAAAATTGTTACGAGGATTGCTCTTTAATAACAAAAACGAGCGTTTGTGCTCGTAAAATTGTGAATTGGTAATTTATTCGTGTTTGAAAATTGAAGCATTTGTTTTGTATATGTAACATATGGAAAGCCTAAAATTTATCGTTGTGTAATAATATGTATAGTTAAAAAAACTGGCATTGTCTTAGATTTTATATTGTTGTCTCCAAAGAGAGCATATAATAGTGTCTGGTCtctaatttttttgtcaaattaaGTGACATCTTgtactaataactaataagtattCTCCCTTTAGaaagttttaatgaaaagagcaTTTGTCCAAACTAGTCATCATCGATGTTATTTGCAAAAGACAATAATGATAAGGAATATGAGTGCCAAATAAACTTGTCCACAAAAGTGATCACAGTCACAAGTGGtgtaaaatgaaacaaaaaaccTTATGTTATGTTTGAAAACGCTGAATTCGAACCAGTCATGATCGATGTCATTTGCAAAAGACAACAATGATAAGGAGCATGGTGCCAAAGAAACTTATCCACAAAAGTGATCACAATCACAAGTGGtgtaaaatgaaacaaaaacctTATGTTATATTTAAAAACGCTGGATTCAAACCAGTCATGATCGATGTCATTTGCAAAAGACAACAATGATAAGGAGCATGGTGCCAAAGAAACTTATCCACAAAAGTGATCACAATCACAAGTGGtgtaaaatgaaaacaaaaaacctTATGTTATGTTTGAAAACGCTGaacttatttgaaaatttagaattgatttaaatttattatttgataaatcaataaaatgtaattttaaatttgagctAATTTCATCAATGTTTTAAAAGTAGATAAAGTTGAGAGTTTGAAAATAACTTTCAAACTTTGTCATTCTCAgatttttcttttatcatttcataattatataatttgaaatgaatcaCTATTTTTCAAACACAACCTTATCAATTTTATAAAGTGTTTTGCTTGCAATAGAACATGATGGGacaaaaaaatggtgaaaaccTATATTAACAAACATGATCTATTATGTtgaattaaaagaataaaataaaaaattatctaatTCCATAGCACCGGAAAATTTGGAGAACGAGACCAGTTAGATCTTCCAAATTAATACGTATTCGCTATAATAACGACCCTTAATGTTATCACTTTTAATTCTATCTGAAAATGGGATGACTGGAAAAAAATGAACTCGTATAACCTAGAGTCCATAGCTGCTACACAAATAATAACCTATAACTAGTATTCAACATAACATTAAACATCGTCATAAAATGAGTCTCTACACATTTAAGGCCCACAACCTATTGATACATTTAAACCCAAACCttttaactttaattttgaTCATAACTTTAATCCCAAACTGAAAAacacattagatatatgggctaaatagccaattaatacaaattactaAGCA of the Amaranthus tricolor cultivar Red isolate AtriRed21 chromosome 6, ASM2621246v1, whole genome shotgun sequence genome contains:
- the LOC130814801 gene encoding ATP-dependent 6-phosphofructokinase 6-like gives rise to the protein MEPKIDNGEGGYVLDDVPHLCDYLPNLPTYPNPLQNNPSYSVTKQYFVDYDDTVIHKAVQHKDGPRGLHFRRQGPRQQVYYTPEEVTACIVTCGGLCPGLNTVIRELVCGLDYMYGVKNVLGIQGGYSGFYARNTISLTPKLVDSIHKRGGTILGSSRGGYVTSKIVDSIQDRRINQVYIIGGDGTQKGASVIYQEVRKRGLKVSVIGIPKTIDNDIPIIDKSFGFDTAVEAAQSAINAAHTEAECVENGIGLVKLMGRDSGFIAMYATLASRDVDCCLIPESPFYLEGPGGLYEFIRQRLKENGHMVIVIAEGAGEKLEERDASGNKVFKDVGLWLSHMIKEHFAQTELKITLKYIDPTYMIRAVPSNASDNVYCTILAQSAIHGAMAGYTGCTVGPVNGRQCYIPFYRIIDKPNKVVITDRMWARLLSSTNQPSFMNPPKVAIVGGKQTVIMPSKSSVEETSENEECTTLISPSILENHVSDQHSSVNGFI